The following proteins are encoded in a genomic region of Montipora foliosa isolate CH-2021 chromosome 10, ASM3666993v2, whole genome shotgun sequence:
- the LOC137972578 gene encoding cylicin-2-like — translation MSSLTVTGKRKGREGRKKRKEGRKEEERKGRREGRNGRKEGKEGRKRREGKEGRKGRKESKGRKKGKEGRTKNGGKEGREGREGWNGRKEEERRERRKESKGRKKGKEGRTKNGGKEGREGRKEEEMREGRKERKEGKEERKGGKEGRKERKGGKEGKEGMKEGRKEEGKEGREGRKKK, via the exons ATGTCGTCCCTCACAGTGACAG gaaaaaggaagggaagggaaggaaggaaaaaaagaaaggagggaaggaaggaagaagaaAGGAAGGGAAGGAGGGAAGGACGGAAcggaaggaaggaagggaagGAAGGGAGGAAACGGAGGgaagggaaggaaggaaggaaaggaaggaaggaaagtaaaggaaggaagaaaggaaaggaGGGAAGGACGAAGAACggaggaaaggaaggaagggaagGAAGGGAAGGATGGaatggaaggaaggaagaagaaaggagggaaagaaggaaggaaagtaaaggaaggaagaaaggaaaggaGGGAAGGACGAAGAACggaggaaaggaaggaagggaaggaaggaaggaagaagaaatgagggaaggaaggaaggaaagaaaggaagggaaggaagaaaggaaaggagggaaggaaggaagaaaggaaaggaaaggagggAAGGAAGGGAAGGAGGgaatgaaggaaggaaggaaagaggaagggaaggaaggaagggaaggaaggaagaagaaatga
- the LOC137973920 gene encoding leucine-rich repeat-containing protein 40-like — protein SIPDEITVLKNLERLDLANNDISGLPYAMGTMENLKSLVLDGNPLKSIRRDVVMRGTQAVLKHLRSRIPQEEKCDSTDAPVTSLSTGSSLSTGSPLPTASRGLDVHTISSTKTLNYSNKKVTCIPDEVWDAAIAGDVSTLNISKNALIEIPARLCTLAKSLTDLNVSMNKIGSLPSEFGCFSKLSSLDLSVNQLSALPDTFSSLNVLREVNIANNRFKNVPPVLYSLKSLEIIIGSGNQIQLIDVDNLLPMSALSTLDLQNNDIAQVPPQLGNVTQLRSLQLEGNPFRNPRAAILAKGTQALLAYLRDRIPT, from the exons AGCATTCCAGATGAGATAACTGTTCTAAAGAATCTAGAACGGCTTGACTTGGCAAACAATGATATTTCAGG tCTCCCATATGCAATGGGAACAATGGAAAATCTCAAGTCGTTGGTTTTGGATGGTAACCCCTTGAAGAGTATACGGAGAGATGTTGTTATG AGAGGGACGCAGGCAGTTCTGAAACATCTCAGGAGTAGAATACCTC aagAAGAGAAGTGTGATAGCACGGATGCCCCTGTGACGTCATTGTCAACTGGTTCGTCATTGTCAACTGGTTCACCATTGCCAACTGCTTCAAGAGGACTTGATGTACACACGATTTCCAGCACTAAAACACTCAATTACAG CAACAAAAAGGTTACTTGTATACCTGATGAGGTGTGGGATGCTGCTATTGCAGGAGATGTCAGCACCCTGAACATCAGCAAGAATGCCCTCATTGAAATACCAGCCAG GCTCTGCACCTTGGCGAAAAGTCTAACAGACCTTAACGTGTCAATGAACAAAATTGGAAGTCTTCCTTCAGAATTTGGCTGCTTTTCGAAGCTTTCTTCTTTGGATTTAAG TGTCAATCAGCTGAGTGCCTTGCCTGATACTTTTTCCAGTCTTAACGTTTTGAGGGAAGTTAACATCGCCAACAACCG GTTCAAGAATGTGCCTCCGGTTTTATACTCATTGAAATCATTGGAGATTATTATCGGAAGCGGAAATCAG ATTCAGTTGATTGACGTTGATAATTTGCTGCCGATGTCCGCTCTTTCTACGTTGGATTTACAGAACAACGACATCGCTCAGGTTCCCCCTCAGTTGGGCAATGTAACTCAATTAAG GTCATTGCAGTTGGAGGGGAACCCATTCAGAAATCCAAGAGCGGCAATACTTGCAAAAGGAACCCAGGCCCTCCTCGCGTACCTCAGAGATCGCATACCCACTTGA